In Tachypleus tridentatus isolate NWPU-2018 chromosome 7, ASM421037v1, whole genome shotgun sequence, a genomic segment contains:
- the BORCS6 gene encoding BLOC-1 related complex subunit 6 isoform X7: MACNSEETLQNQNTNVLNPRKQTANSLTSSPSNVKAAFSSPLDRQINDYLDQEDNEEFPEVMTGSYGEISFDQELTCDTTKIVAGLDHDTSVSDTGKEDFVTKDQHVSKSNFAETRSRPTSLILESTQLPVLHMENADVYENKHTGDEDQEYDRVNRSQQTSEALILSFEDSPSISSEEFVSSCGHRRTGSDTSGLSELQGMLTFDGDMVSFVADDLQEKIRLSSPNSRRGSRSSTPSLYRQALTPQVPLLDPGALADLEIQAQKVASCLDNMLENLSGTLHSISSLTVDCMENYEKAVCKTCDAVDSNTKSLESTSTERDLPT, from the exons ATGGCTTGTAATAGTGAAGAAACTCTccaaaatcaaaatacaaatgttttaaatccTCGTAAGCAAACAGCTAATAGTCTCACTTCTTCACCAAGTAATGTAAAAGCAGCATTTAGTTCACCTCTTGACAGACAAATAAATGACTATCTTGACCAGGAAGATAATGAGGAATTTCCTGAAGTTATGACAGGTTCATATGGGGAAATATCATTTGATCAAGAGCTAACATGTGATACAACCAAAATAGTGGCAGGACTTGATCATGATACATCTGTTTCTGATACTGGGAAAGAGGATTTTGTCACAAAAGACCAGCATGTGTCAAAAAGTAACTTTGCAGAAACTCGATCTAGGCCAACAAGTTTGATACTGGAAAGCACTCAGTTACCTGTTCTACATATGGAAAATGCAGATGTATATGAGAACAAACATACTGGAGATGAAGATCAAGAATATGATCGAGTTAATAGGTCTCAACAGACTTCTGAAGCACTGATTTTAAGTTTTGAAGATTCACCATCAATCAGCTCTGAAGAATTTGTATCATCTTGTGGACATCGTAGGACAGGAAGTGATACAAGTGGGTTATCAGAACTTCAAGGCATGTTAACCTTTGATGGTGACATGGTTTCATTTGTTGCAGATGATCTTCAGGAGAAGATTAGACTAAGCAGCCCAAACTCAAGAAGAG GGTCCAGATCATCAACTCCAAGTTTGTATCGGCAGGCTTTGACCCCTCAAGTTCCCCTGCTAGATCCTGGAGCCCTTGCAGATCTGGAAATTCAGGCACAGAAAGTAGCTTCCTGTCTAGACAATATGTTGGAAAATCTCAGTGGCACCCTTCATAGT ATATCCTCTTTAACGGTAGACTGTATGGAAAACTATGAAAAGGCAGTTTGCAAAACGTGTGATGCTGTGGATTCCAATACAAAG
- the BORCS6 gene encoding BLOC-1 related complex subunit 6 isoform X8: MACNSEETLQNQNTNVLNPRKQTANSLTSSPSNVKAAFSSPLDRQINDYLDQEDNEEFPEVMTGSYGEISFDQELTCDTTKIVAGLDHDTSVSDTGKEDFVTKDQHVSKSNFAETRSRPTSLILESTQLPVLHMENADVYENKHTGDEDQEYDRVNRSQQTSEALILSFEDSPSISSEEFVSSCGHRRTGSDTSGLSELQGMLTFDGDMVSFVADDLQEKIRLSSPNSRRGSRSSTPSLYRQALTPQVPLLDPGALADLEIQAQKVASCLDNMLENLSGTLHSISSLTVDCMENYEKAVCKTCDAVDSNTKPSKLIDTCSQPVL; encoded by the exons ATGGCTTGTAATAGTGAAGAAACTCTccaaaatcaaaatacaaatgttttaaatccTCGTAAGCAAACAGCTAATAGTCTCACTTCTTCACCAAGTAATGTAAAAGCAGCATTTAGTTCACCTCTTGACAGACAAATAAATGACTATCTTGACCAGGAAGATAATGAGGAATTTCCTGAAGTTATGACAGGTTCATATGGGGAAATATCATTTGATCAAGAGCTAACATGTGATACAACCAAAATAGTGGCAGGACTTGATCATGATACATCTGTTTCTGATACTGGGAAAGAGGATTTTGTCACAAAAGACCAGCATGTGTCAAAAAGTAACTTTGCAGAAACTCGATCTAGGCCAACAAGTTTGATACTGGAAAGCACTCAGTTACCTGTTCTACATATGGAAAATGCAGATGTATATGAGAACAAACATACTGGAGATGAAGATCAAGAATATGATCGAGTTAATAGGTCTCAACAGACTTCTGAAGCACTGATTTTAAGTTTTGAAGATTCACCATCAATCAGCTCTGAAGAATTTGTATCATCTTGTGGACATCGTAGGACAGGAAGTGATACAAGTGGGTTATCAGAACTTCAAGGCATGTTAACCTTTGATGGTGACATGGTTTCATTTGTTGCAGATGATCTTCAGGAGAAGATTAGACTAAGCAGCCCAAACTCAAGAAGAG GGTCCAGATCATCAACTCCAAGTTTGTATCGGCAGGCTTTGACCCCTCAAGTTCCCCTGCTAGATCCTGGAGCCCTTGCAGATCTGGAAATTCAGGCACAGAAAGTAGCTTCCTGTCTAGACAATATGTTGGAAAATCTCAGTGGCACCCTTCATAGT ATATCCTCTTTAACGGTAGACTGTATGGAAAACTATGAAAAGGCAGTTTGCAAAACGTGTGATGCTGTGGATTCCAATACAAAG CCTTCAAAACTGATCGATACTTGTAGCCAACCAGTTCTCTGA
- the BORCS6 gene encoding BLOC-1 related complex subunit 6 isoform X5, translating into MACNSEETLQNQNTNVLNPRKQTANSLTSSPSNVKAAFSSPLDRQINDYLDQEDNEEFPEVMTGSYGEISFDQELTCDTTKIVAGLDHDTSVSDTGKEDFVTKDQHVSKSNFAETRSRPTSLILESTQLPVLHMENADVYENKHTGDEDQEYDRVNRSQQTSEALILSFEDSPSISSEEFVSSCGHRRTGSDTSGLSELQGMLTFDGDMVSFVADDLQEKIRLSSPNSRRGSRSSTPSLYRQALTPQVPLLDPGALADLEIQAQKVASCLDNMLENLSGTLHSISSLTVDCMENYEKAVCKTCDAVDSNTKAMYQLMAKCEELSNSMKPVYKMSEEIESQVDSMC; encoded by the exons ATGGCTTGTAATAGTGAAGAAACTCTccaaaatcaaaatacaaatgttttaaatccTCGTAAGCAAACAGCTAATAGTCTCACTTCTTCACCAAGTAATGTAAAAGCAGCATTTAGTTCACCTCTTGACAGACAAATAAATGACTATCTTGACCAGGAAGATAATGAGGAATTTCCTGAAGTTATGACAGGTTCATATGGGGAAATATCATTTGATCAAGAGCTAACATGTGATACAACCAAAATAGTGGCAGGACTTGATCATGATACATCTGTTTCTGATACTGGGAAAGAGGATTTTGTCACAAAAGACCAGCATGTGTCAAAAAGTAACTTTGCAGAAACTCGATCTAGGCCAACAAGTTTGATACTGGAAAGCACTCAGTTACCTGTTCTACATATGGAAAATGCAGATGTATATGAGAACAAACATACTGGAGATGAAGATCAAGAATATGATCGAGTTAATAGGTCTCAACAGACTTCTGAAGCACTGATTTTAAGTTTTGAAGATTCACCATCAATCAGCTCTGAAGAATTTGTATCATCTTGTGGACATCGTAGGACAGGAAGTGATACAAGTGGGTTATCAGAACTTCAAGGCATGTTAACCTTTGATGGTGACATGGTTTCATTTGTTGCAGATGATCTTCAGGAGAAGATTAGACTAAGCAGCCCAAACTCAAGAAGAG GGTCCAGATCATCAACTCCAAGTTTGTATCGGCAGGCTTTGACCCCTCAAGTTCCCCTGCTAGATCCTGGAGCCCTTGCAGATCTGGAAATTCAGGCACAGAAAGTAGCTTCCTGTCTAGACAATATGTTGGAAAATCTCAGTGGCACCCTTCATAGT ATATCCTCTTTAACGGTAGACTGTATGGAAAACTATGAAAAGGCAGTTTGCAAAACGTGTGATGCTGTGGATTCCAATACAAAG GCCATGTACCAGTTGATGGCTAAGTGTGAAGAACTTAGTAATTCCATGAAACCAGTGTACAAAATGTCTGAAGAAAT
- the BORCS6 gene encoding BLOC-1 related complex subunit 6 isoform X4, with translation MACNSEETLQNQNTNVLNPRKQTANSLTSSPSNVKAAFSSPLDRQINDYLDQEDNEEFPEVMTGSYGEISFDQELTCDTTKIVAGLDHDTSVSDTGKEDFVTKDQHVSKSNFAETRSRPTSLILESTQLPVLHMENADVYENKHTGDEDQEYDRVNRSQQTSEALILSFEDSPSISSEEFVSSCGHRRTGSDTSGLSELQGMLTFDGDMVSFVADDLQEKIRLSSPNSRRGSRSSTPSLYRQALTPQVPLLDPGALADLEIQAQKVASCLDNMLENLSGTLHSISSLTVDCMENYEKAVCKTCDAVDSNTKIFGAGNLVALPYKTPNQPTLGKKPLTCLVPAPSHPGG, from the exons ATGGCTTGTAATAGTGAAGAAACTCTccaaaatcaaaatacaaatgttttaaatccTCGTAAGCAAACAGCTAATAGTCTCACTTCTTCACCAAGTAATGTAAAAGCAGCATTTAGTTCACCTCTTGACAGACAAATAAATGACTATCTTGACCAGGAAGATAATGAGGAATTTCCTGAAGTTATGACAGGTTCATATGGGGAAATATCATTTGATCAAGAGCTAACATGTGATACAACCAAAATAGTGGCAGGACTTGATCATGATACATCTGTTTCTGATACTGGGAAAGAGGATTTTGTCACAAAAGACCAGCATGTGTCAAAAAGTAACTTTGCAGAAACTCGATCTAGGCCAACAAGTTTGATACTGGAAAGCACTCAGTTACCTGTTCTACATATGGAAAATGCAGATGTATATGAGAACAAACATACTGGAGATGAAGATCAAGAATATGATCGAGTTAATAGGTCTCAACAGACTTCTGAAGCACTGATTTTAAGTTTTGAAGATTCACCATCAATCAGCTCTGAAGAATTTGTATCATCTTGTGGACATCGTAGGACAGGAAGTGATACAAGTGGGTTATCAGAACTTCAAGGCATGTTAACCTTTGATGGTGACATGGTTTCATTTGTTGCAGATGATCTTCAGGAGAAGATTAGACTAAGCAGCCCAAACTCAAGAAGAG GGTCCAGATCATCAACTCCAAGTTTGTATCGGCAGGCTTTGACCCCTCAAGTTCCCCTGCTAGATCCTGGAGCCCTTGCAGATCTGGAAATTCAGGCACAGAAAGTAGCTTCCTGTCTAGACAATATGTTGGAAAATCTCAGTGGCACCCTTCATAGT ATATCCTCTTTAACGGTAGACTGTATGGAAAACTATGAAAAGGCAGTTTGCAAAACGTGTGATGCTGTGGATTCCAATACAAAG atattTGGTGCAGGTAACCTAGTTGCTTTAccctataaaacaccaaaccaaccaacccttGGAAAAAAACCTTTGACATGCCTTGTTCCTGCACCCTCCCACCCAGGTGGTTGA
- the BORCS6 gene encoding BLOC-1 related complex subunit 6 isoform X3, with protein MACNSEETLQNQNTNVLNPRKQTANSLTSSPSNVKAAFSSPLDRQINDYLDQEDNEEFPEVMTGSYGEISFDQELTCDTTKIVAGLDHDTSVSDTGKEDFVTKDQHVSKSNFAETRSRPTSLILESTQLPVLHMENADVYENKHTGDEDQEYDRVNRSQQTSEALILSFEDSPSISSEEFVSSCGHRRTGSDTSGLSELQGMLTFDGDMVSFVADDLQEKIRLSSPNSRRGSRSSTPSLYRQALTPQVPLLDPGALADLEIQAQKVASCLDNMLENLSGTLHSISSLTVDCMENYEKAVCKTCDAVDSNTKAMYQLMAKCEELSNSMKPVYKMSEEMYPFRYIVIFNRPFSI; from the exons ATGGCTTGTAATAGTGAAGAAACTCTccaaaatcaaaatacaaatgttttaaatccTCGTAAGCAAACAGCTAATAGTCTCACTTCTTCACCAAGTAATGTAAAAGCAGCATTTAGTTCACCTCTTGACAGACAAATAAATGACTATCTTGACCAGGAAGATAATGAGGAATTTCCTGAAGTTATGACAGGTTCATATGGGGAAATATCATTTGATCAAGAGCTAACATGTGATACAACCAAAATAGTGGCAGGACTTGATCATGATACATCTGTTTCTGATACTGGGAAAGAGGATTTTGTCACAAAAGACCAGCATGTGTCAAAAAGTAACTTTGCAGAAACTCGATCTAGGCCAACAAGTTTGATACTGGAAAGCACTCAGTTACCTGTTCTACATATGGAAAATGCAGATGTATATGAGAACAAACATACTGGAGATGAAGATCAAGAATATGATCGAGTTAATAGGTCTCAACAGACTTCTGAAGCACTGATTTTAAGTTTTGAAGATTCACCATCAATCAGCTCTGAAGAATTTGTATCATCTTGTGGACATCGTAGGACAGGAAGTGATACAAGTGGGTTATCAGAACTTCAAGGCATGTTAACCTTTGATGGTGACATGGTTTCATTTGTTGCAGATGATCTTCAGGAGAAGATTAGACTAAGCAGCCCAAACTCAAGAAGAG GGTCCAGATCATCAACTCCAAGTTTGTATCGGCAGGCTTTGACCCCTCAAGTTCCCCTGCTAGATCCTGGAGCCCTTGCAGATCTGGAAATTCAGGCACAGAAAGTAGCTTCCTGTCTAGACAATATGTTGGAAAATCTCAGTGGCACCCTTCATAGT ATATCCTCTTTAACGGTAGACTGTATGGAAAACTATGAAAAGGCAGTTTGCAAAACGTGTGATGCTGTGGATTCCAATACAAAG GCCATGTACCAGTTGATGGCTAAGTGTGAAGAACTTAGTAATTCCATGAAACCAGTGTACAAAATGTCTGAAGAAATGTATCCTTTCAGATACATTGTAATCTTTAACAGACCTTTTAGT
- the BORCS6 gene encoding BLOC-1 related complex subunit 6 isoform X1, with translation MACNSEETLQNQNTNVLNPRKQTANSLTSSPSNVKAAFSSPLDRQINDYLDQEDNEEFPEVMTGSYGEISFDQELTCDTTKIVAGLDHDTSVSDTGKEDFVTKDQHVSKSNFAETRSRPTSLILESTQLPVLHMENADVYENKHTGDEDQEYDRVNRSQQTSEALILSFEDSPSISSEEFVSSCGHRRTGSDTSGLSELQGMLTFDGDMVSFVADDLQEKIRLSSPNSRRGSRSSTPSLYRQALTPQVPLLDPGALADLEIQAQKVASCLDNMLENLSGTLHSISSLTVDCMENYEKAVCKTCDAVDSNTKAMYQLMAKCEELSNSMKPVYKMSEEIKEIKRVIDCFENIIERKS, from the exons ATGGCTTGTAATAGTGAAGAAACTCTccaaaatcaaaatacaaatgttttaaatccTCGTAAGCAAACAGCTAATAGTCTCACTTCTTCACCAAGTAATGTAAAAGCAGCATTTAGTTCACCTCTTGACAGACAAATAAATGACTATCTTGACCAGGAAGATAATGAGGAATTTCCTGAAGTTATGACAGGTTCATATGGGGAAATATCATTTGATCAAGAGCTAACATGTGATACAACCAAAATAGTGGCAGGACTTGATCATGATACATCTGTTTCTGATACTGGGAAAGAGGATTTTGTCACAAAAGACCAGCATGTGTCAAAAAGTAACTTTGCAGAAACTCGATCTAGGCCAACAAGTTTGATACTGGAAAGCACTCAGTTACCTGTTCTACATATGGAAAATGCAGATGTATATGAGAACAAACATACTGGAGATGAAGATCAAGAATATGATCGAGTTAATAGGTCTCAACAGACTTCTGAAGCACTGATTTTAAGTTTTGAAGATTCACCATCAATCAGCTCTGAAGAATTTGTATCATCTTGTGGACATCGTAGGACAGGAAGTGATACAAGTGGGTTATCAGAACTTCAAGGCATGTTAACCTTTGATGGTGACATGGTTTCATTTGTTGCAGATGATCTTCAGGAGAAGATTAGACTAAGCAGCCCAAACTCAAGAAGAG GGTCCAGATCATCAACTCCAAGTTTGTATCGGCAGGCTTTGACCCCTCAAGTTCCCCTGCTAGATCCTGGAGCCCTTGCAGATCTGGAAATTCAGGCACAGAAAGTAGCTTCCTGTCTAGACAATATGTTGGAAAATCTCAGTGGCACCCTTCATAGT ATATCCTCTTTAACGGTAGACTGTATGGAAAACTATGAAAAGGCAGTTTGCAAAACGTGTGATGCTGTGGATTCCAATACAAAG GCCATGTACCAGTTGATGGCTAAGTGTGAAGAACTTAGTAATTCCATGAAACCAGTGTACAAAATGTCTGAAGAAAT
- the BORCS6 gene encoding BLOC-1 related complex subunit 6 isoform X10 produces MACNSEETLQNQNTNVLNPRKQTANSLTSSPSNVKAAFSSPLDRQINDYLDQEDNEEFPEVMTGSYGEISFDQELTCDTTKIVAGLDHDTSVSDTGKEDFVTKDQHVSKSNFAETRSRPTSLILESTQLPVLHMENADVYENKHTGDEDQEYDRVNRSQQTSEALILSFEDSPSISSEEFVSSCGHRRTGSDTSGLSELQGMLTFDGDMVSFVADDLQEKIRLSSPNSRRGSRSSTPSLYRQALTPQVPLLDPGALADLEIQAQKVASCLDNMLENLSGTLHSISSLTVDCMENYEKAVCKTCDAVDSNTK; encoded by the exons ATGGCTTGTAATAGTGAAGAAACTCTccaaaatcaaaatacaaatgttttaaatccTCGTAAGCAAACAGCTAATAGTCTCACTTCTTCACCAAGTAATGTAAAAGCAGCATTTAGTTCACCTCTTGACAGACAAATAAATGACTATCTTGACCAGGAAGATAATGAGGAATTTCCTGAAGTTATGACAGGTTCATATGGGGAAATATCATTTGATCAAGAGCTAACATGTGATACAACCAAAATAGTGGCAGGACTTGATCATGATACATCTGTTTCTGATACTGGGAAAGAGGATTTTGTCACAAAAGACCAGCATGTGTCAAAAAGTAACTTTGCAGAAACTCGATCTAGGCCAACAAGTTTGATACTGGAAAGCACTCAGTTACCTGTTCTACATATGGAAAATGCAGATGTATATGAGAACAAACATACTGGAGATGAAGATCAAGAATATGATCGAGTTAATAGGTCTCAACAGACTTCTGAAGCACTGATTTTAAGTTTTGAAGATTCACCATCAATCAGCTCTGAAGAATTTGTATCATCTTGTGGACATCGTAGGACAGGAAGTGATACAAGTGGGTTATCAGAACTTCAAGGCATGTTAACCTTTGATGGTGACATGGTTTCATTTGTTGCAGATGATCTTCAGGAGAAGATTAGACTAAGCAGCCCAAACTCAAGAAGAG GGTCCAGATCATCAACTCCAAGTTTGTATCGGCAGGCTTTGACCCCTCAAGTTCCCCTGCTAGATCCTGGAGCCCTTGCAGATCTGGAAATTCAGGCACAGAAAGTAGCTTCCTGTCTAGACAATATGTTGGAAAATCTCAGTGGCACCCTTCATAGT ATATCCTCTTTAACGGTAGACTGTATGGAAAACTATGAAAAGGCAGTTTGCAAAACGTGTGATGCTGTGGATTCCAATACAAAG
- the BORCS6 gene encoding BLOC-1 related complex subunit 6 isoform X2 produces the protein MACNSEETLQNQNTNVLNPRKQTANSLTSSPSNVKAAFSSPLDRQINDYLDQEDNEEFPEVMTGSYGEISFDQELTCDTTKIVAGLDHDTSVSDTGKEDFVTKDQHVSKSNFAETRSRPTSLILESTQLPVLHMENADVYENKHTGDEDQEYDRVNRSQQTSEALILSFEDSPSISSEEFVSSCGHRRTGSDTSGLSELQGMLTFDGDMVSFVADDLQEKIRLSSPNSRRGSRSSTPSLYRQALTPQVPLLDPGALADLEIQAQKVASCLDNMLENLSGTLHSISSLTVDCMENYEKAVCKTCDAVDSNTKVSKNFSSSLSSEISVNLSLSPQKLFSTIQTFLWFSCESQVDSMC, from the exons ATGGCTTGTAATAGTGAAGAAACTCTccaaaatcaaaatacaaatgttttaaatccTCGTAAGCAAACAGCTAATAGTCTCACTTCTTCACCAAGTAATGTAAAAGCAGCATTTAGTTCACCTCTTGACAGACAAATAAATGACTATCTTGACCAGGAAGATAATGAGGAATTTCCTGAAGTTATGACAGGTTCATATGGGGAAATATCATTTGATCAAGAGCTAACATGTGATACAACCAAAATAGTGGCAGGACTTGATCATGATACATCTGTTTCTGATACTGGGAAAGAGGATTTTGTCACAAAAGACCAGCATGTGTCAAAAAGTAACTTTGCAGAAACTCGATCTAGGCCAACAAGTTTGATACTGGAAAGCACTCAGTTACCTGTTCTACATATGGAAAATGCAGATGTATATGAGAACAAACATACTGGAGATGAAGATCAAGAATATGATCGAGTTAATAGGTCTCAACAGACTTCTGAAGCACTGATTTTAAGTTTTGAAGATTCACCATCAATCAGCTCTGAAGAATTTGTATCATCTTGTGGACATCGTAGGACAGGAAGTGATACAAGTGGGTTATCAGAACTTCAAGGCATGTTAACCTTTGATGGTGACATGGTTTCATTTGTTGCAGATGATCTTCAGGAGAAGATTAGACTAAGCAGCCCAAACTCAAGAAGAG GGTCCAGATCATCAACTCCAAGTTTGTATCGGCAGGCTTTGACCCCTCAAGTTCCCCTGCTAGATCCTGGAGCCCTTGCAGATCTGGAAATTCAGGCACAGAAAGTAGCTTCCTGTCTAGACAATATGTTGGAAAATCTCAGTGGCACCCTTCATAGT ATATCCTCTTTAACGGTAGACTGTATGGAAAACTATGAAAAGGCAGTTTGCAAAACGTGTGATGCTGTGGATTCCAATACAAAG GTTTCAAAGAACTTCTCATCATCTTTATCTTCTGAGATATCAGTGAATTTATCACTCTCACCACAAAAGCTCTTTTCAACTATTCAGACTTTTCTATGGTTTTCATG
- the BORCS6 gene encoding BLOC-1 related complex subunit 6 isoform X9 produces MACNSEETLQNQNTNVLNPRKQTANSLTSSPSNVKAAFSSPLDRQINDYLDQEDNEEFPEVMTGSYGEISFDQELTCDTTKIVAGLDHDTSVSDTGKEDFVTKDQHVSKSNFAETRSRPTSLILESTQLPVLHMENADVYENKHTGDEDQEYDRVNRSQQTSEALILSFEDSPSISSEEFVSSCGHRRTGSDTSGLSELQGMLTFDGDMVSFVADDLQEKIRLSSPNSRRGSRSSTPSLYRQALTPQVPLLDPGALADLEIQAQKVASCLDNMLENLSGTLHSISSLTVDCMENYEKAVCKTCDAVDSNTKFFQ; encoded by the exons ATGGCTTGTAATAGTGAAGAAACTCTccaaaatcaaaatacaaatgttttaaatccTCGTAAGCAAACAGCTAATAGTCTCACTTCTTCACCAAGTAATGTAAAAGCAGCATTTAGTTCACCTCTTGACAGACAAATAAATGACTATCTTGACCAGGAAGATAATGAGGAATTTCCTGAAGTTATGACAGGTTCATATGGGGAAATATCATTTGATCAAGAGCTAACATGTGATACAACCAAAATAGTGGCAGGACTTGATCATGATACATCTGTTTCTGATACTGGGAAAGAGGATTTTGTCACAAAAGACCAGCATGTGTCAAAAAGTAACTTTGCAGAAACTCGATCTAGGCCAACAAGTTTGATACTGGAAAGCACTCAGTTACCTGTTCTACATATGGAAAATGCAGATGTATATGAGAACAAACATACTGGAGATGAAGATCAAGAATATGATCGAGTTAATAGGTCTCAACAGACTTCTGAAGCACTGATTTTAAGTTTTGAAGATTCACCATCAATCAGCTCTGAAGAATTTGTATCATCTTGTGGACATCGTAGGACAGGAAGTGATACAAGTGGGTTATCAGAACTTCAAGGCATGTTAACCTTTGATGGTGACATGGTTTCATTTGTTGCAGATGATCTTCAGGAGAAGATTAGACTAAGCAGCCCAAACTCAAGAAGAG GGTCCAGATCATCAACTCCAAGTTTGTATCGGCAGGCTTTGACCCCTCAAGTTCCCCTGCTAGATCCTGGAGCCCTTGCAGATCTGGAAATTCAGGCACAGAAAGTAGCTTCCTGTCTAGACAATATGTTGGAAAATCTCAGTGGCACCCTTCATAGT ATATCCTCTTTAACGGTAGACTGTATGGAAAACTATGAAAAGGCAGTTTGCAAAACGTGTGATGCTGTGGATTCCAATACAAAG
- the BORCS6 gene encoding BLOC-1 related complex subunit 6 isoform X6 has product MACNSEETLQNQNTNVLNPRKQTANSLTSSPSNVKAAFSSPLDRQINDYLDQEDNEEFPEVMTGSYGEISFDQELTCDTTKIVAGLDHDTSVSDTGKEDFVTKDQHVSKSNFAETRSRPTSLILESTQLPVLHMENADVYENKHTGDEDQEYDRVNRSQQTSEALILSFEDSPSISSEEFVSSCGHRRTGSDTSGLSELQGMLTFDGDMVSFVADDLQEKIRLSSPNSRRGSRSSTPSLYRQALTPQVPLLDPGALADLEIQAQKVASCLDNMLENLSGTLHSISSLTVDCMENYEKAVCKTCDAVDSNTKLYWTPCFPVSFRNSLSYFLHMI; this is encoded by the exons ATGGCTTGTAATAGTGAAGAAACTCTccaaaatcaaaatacaaatgttttaaatccTCGTAAGCAAACAGCTAATAGTCTCACTTCTTCACCAAGTAATGTAAAAGCAGCATTTAGTTCACCTCTTGACAGACAAATAAATGACTATCTTGACCAGGAAGATAATGAGGAATTTCCTGAAGTTATGACAGGTTCATATGGGGAAATATCATTTGATCAAGAGCTAACATGTGATACAACCAAAATAGTGGCAGGACTTGATCATGATACATCTGTTTCTGATACTGGGAAAGAGGATTTTGTCACAAAAGACCAGCATGTGTCAAAAAGTAACTTTGCAGAAACTCGATCTAGGCCAACAAGTTTGATACTGGAAAGCACTCAGTTACCTGTTCTACATATGGAAAATGCAGATGTATATGAGAACAAACATACTGGAGATGAAGATCAAGAATATGATCGAGTTAATAGGTCTCAACAGACTTCTGAAGCACTGATTTTAAGTTTTGAAGATTCACCATCAATCAGCTCTGAAGAATTTGTATCATCTTGTGGACATCGTAGGACAGGAAGTGATACAAGTGGGTTATCAGAACTTCAAGGCATGTTAACCTTTGATGGTGACATGGTTTCATTTGTTGCAGATGATCTTCAGGAGAAGATTAGACTAAGCAGCCCAAACTCAAGAAGAG GGTCCAGATCATCAACTCCAAGTTTGTATCGGCAGGCTTTGACCCCTCAAGTTCCCCTGCTAGATCCTGGAGCCCTTGCAGATCTGGAAATTCAGGCACAGAAAGTAGCTTCCTGTCTAGACAATATGTTGGAAAATCTCAGTGGCACCCTTCATAGT ATATCCTCTTTAACGGTAGACTGTATGGAAAACTATGAAAAGGCAGTTTGCAAAACGTGTGATGCTGTGGATTCCAATACAAAG CTGTATTGGACACCCTGTTTTCCAGTTTCTTTCAGGAACAGTTTGTCTTACTTTCTTCACATGATTTGA